In Tachysurus vachellii isolate PV-2020 chromosome 3, HZAU_Pvac_v1, whole genome shotgun sequence, one genomic interval encodes:
- the myt1la gene encoding myelin transcription factor 1-like, a isoform X3 — MEVDAAEKRHRTRSKVAVETAAQELFSCPTPGCDGSGHVRGKYARHRSVYGCPLAKKRKGQEKPPQEPATKRQPFLSMADGEPVIYDNYEAMEESEEREQEELDEDVEEEEEDGEDGDDEEEECSEDNDEAGEEEDEEDEEEEDEGEVEREEVEQMEEEVEEDEEVVEQDGDDEQEEEGEQEEEDEDEHDEEEEYEEHSHHQENTYSSCGQSKPSQMFEKDNNNNNNTNSEEYENYDELVAKSLLNLGKIAEDAAYQAMTESEMNSSSSNSAGEDEDEDDDDGPERKVELSVDLDSDVVRETVDSLKLLAQGHGAVLPDDGYPETAPGQEHHNGQPEENEEGVCLSSLECLRNQCFDLARKLSETQPPEQTMLHHQAEQQHLQNQMHLHLPRYESCQQAPMEPQRPMERTYSDMVNLMKLEEQLSPASRGYPSSCAHEGDEDTTSVASEHSDEAFDITKGNLSLLEKAIALESERAKVMRDRMASEQAVARRDHHRLHGEHSPRQSSGAEERKARLHHDGARRAYYPKDPSRGEKKESKCPTPGCDGTGHVTGLYPHHRSLSGCPHKDRVPPEILAMHENVLKCPTPGCSGRGHVNSNRNSHRSLSGCPIAAAEKIAKVQEKHQSSDGTKSNQASDRVLRPMCFVKQLEIPQYGYKNNVSTSTPRSNLAKELEKYSKTSFDYGGGYDGQPHAYSKRSLTQKNHGRDTSPRGYEAKRYCKTSSPASSTTSSYAPSSSGSSLSCGGGRGGRGGGGGGGSSASSTCSKSSFDYTHDMEAAHMAATAILNLSTRCREMPQSLSAKGPELLAQSPVEQEVEESGTLDLSVGRAGGMGEGTVLTPLQPMSPQRQALLNSRCYQMSPDCWDLPVDYNKIKSLDEDHKEDELDPFQDLLENQQYPGEVSLPSPKHKYAPCKESKKELLTLSSCQLADKGMRSMMTANSQDLKCPTPGCDGSGHITGNYASHRSLSGCPRAKKSGIKIIHNKEDKDDQEPIKCPVPGCDGQGHVTGKYASHRSASGCPLAAKRQKDGFVNGAPFPWKSGKNDGMSCPTPGCDGSGHVSGSFLTHRSLSGCPRATSAMKKARMTGVEMLTIKQRANKGIENDEEIKQLDEEIKDLNESNNQVESDMIKLRTQITTMETNLKSMEEENKAIEQQNDSLLHELANLSQSLINSLANIQLPHMKPVPLKEAPVKNYCCLQMPHREPMNEQNFDSYVSTLTDMYTHQDQYQSPENKALLENIKQAVQGIQV, encoded by the exons ATGGAGGTGGATGCAGCCGAGAAGCGCCATCGAACACGTTCCAAAG tTGCCGTGGAGACTGCAGCACAGGAGCTGTTCAG CTGTCCCACACCAGGGTGCGACGGGAGTGGACACGTGAGGGGCAAATACGCCAGGCACAGGAG TGTTTATGGATGCCCTTTGGCTAAGAAGAGGAAAGGCCAAGAGAAACCGCCACAGGAGCCGGCTACCAAACGGCAACCGTTTCTAAGCATGGCAGATGGAGAACCGGTGATATACGACAACTACGAAGCTATGGAAGAGAGTGAGGAGCGAgaacaggaagagttagatgaagatgtggaggaagaggaggaggatggagaAGACGGAGACGACGAAGAAGAGGAGTGCTCCGAGGACAATGATGAGGCTGGcgaggaggaagatgaggaagacgaggaagaggaagatgaaggagaGGTCGAAAGGGAGGAGGTAGAGCAGATggaggaagaggtggaggaagatgaggaggtgGTGGAACAGGACGGAGATGATGAacaagaggaggagggagaacaggaagaggaagatgaagatgagcatgatgaagaggaggaataTGAAGAGCATTCTCATCATCAAG AGAACACTTACTCCAGTTGTGGACAATCAAAGCCCAGCCAGATGTTTgaaaaagacaacaacaacaataacaacacaaacagtgaAGAATATGAGAACTACGATGAGCTTGTAGCTAAGTCCCTGCTCAACCTGGGCAAAATAGCAGAGGACGCCGCATACCAGGCCATGACAGAGTCTGAGATGAACAGCAGCTCGTCCAACAGTGCCGGGGAGGAcgaagatgaggatgatgacgaTGGTCCTGAGCGGAAGGTTGAGTTAAGTGTGGACCTGGACAGTGACGTGGTGCGGGAGACGGTGGACTCACTGAAGCTGCTGGCACAGGGTCACGGAGCTGTGCTGCCCGACGATGGCTACCCGGAGACTGCTCCTGGCCAGGAACACCACAACGGCCAGCCTGAAGAGAACGAGGAGGGTGTGTGCCTTAGTAGTCTGGAATGTCTGAGGAACCAGTGCTTCGATCTGGCACGCAAGTTAAGTGAAACACAGCCACCCGAGCAGACAATGCTGCACCACCAGGCTGAGCAGCAGCACCTACAGAACCAGATGCACCTCCACCTGCCTCGCTACGAGAGTTGCCAGCAGGCACCGATGGAGCCTCAGAGACCAATGGAGAGGACCTACTCAGACATGGTGAACCTGATGAAGCTTGAAGAGCAGCTCAGCCCAGCATCCAGGGGTTACCCCTCCAGCTGTGCCCATGAAGGGGATGAAGACACAACGTCTGTGGCATCAGAGCATTCAGACGAGGCCTTCGACATCACCAAGGGCAACCTGTCACTGCTGGAGAAGGCCATCGCTTTGGAGTCAGAGCGTGCCAAGGTTATGCGTGATAGGATGGCGTCAGAGCAGGCAGTGGCTCGGAGGGACCATCACCGGCTCCATGGGGAGCACAGCCCCAGGCAGAGTAGTGGAGCTGAGGAGCGTAAAGCCCGACTACATCATGATGGGGCAAGAAGAGCCTATTACCCtaaag ATCCTTCAAGAGgtgagaaaaaagagagcaagTGCCCCACCCCAGGGTGTGACGGCACGGGCCACGTCACGGGCCTGTACCCGCACCACAGAAGCCTGTCTGGCTGCCCTCACAAAGACCGCGTCCCACCAGAAA TTCTTGCAATGCATGAGAATGTTCTAAAGTGCCCGACGCCTGGCTGCTCGGGACGCGGCCACGTTAATAGCAACAGGAACTCGCACCGCAG TCTCTCAGGATGTCCTATAGCAGCTGCTGAAAAGATTGCTAAGGTTCAGGAGAAGCACCAATCCAGTGACGGAACCAAATCCAATCAGGCATCCGACCGCGTGCTGAG GCCTATGTGCTTTGTGAAACAGTTGGAGATCCCACAGTACGGTTACAAAAATAACGTCTCCACCAGCACGCCCCGCTCCAATCTAGCCAAGGAGCTGGAGAAGTACTCCAAGACCAGCTTTGACTACGGAGGCGGCTACGACGGCCAGCCTCACGCCTACAGCAAGCGCTCGCTCACACAGAAGAACCACGGACGAGACACTTCACCAAGAGGATACGAGG ccAAGCGGTACTGTAAGACCTCGAGTCCTGCCAGCAGTACAACGAGCAGCTACGCTCCCAGCAGCAGCGGCAGTAGCCTGAGTTGtgggggaggaagaggagggagaggaggaggaggaggaggaggaagcagcGCCAGCAGCACCTGCAGCAAGAGCAGCTTTGACTATACGCACGACATGGAGGCCGCTCACATGGCCGCAACCGCCATCCTCAACCTGTCCACGCGCTGCCGAGAGATGCCCCAGAGCCTGAGCGCCAAAGGCCCTGAGCTCCTCGCACAG AGTCCAGTGGAGCAGGAGGTGGAGGAGAGTGGGACTCTGGACCTCAGTGTGGGTCGTGCAGGTGGCATGGGTGAGGGCACAGTGCTCACGCCGCTGCAGCCCATGTCTCCTCAGCGGCAAGCACTGCTCAACAGCCGCTGCTACCAGATGAGCCCAGACTGCTGGGACTTGCCAGTGGACTACAACAAGATTAAGAGCTTGGACGAGGACCATAAAGAG GATGAGCTGGACCCTTTCCAGGACTTGCTGGAGAATCAGCAGTACCCGGGTGAGGTGTCCCTACCCAGCCCCAAACATAAGTATGCCCCCTgcaaagaaagcaagaaagaactCCTCAC ACTCTCTAGTTGCCAGTTAGCTGATAAAGGCATGCGTAGTATGATGACAGCAAACTCACAGGATTTAAA GTGTCCTACTCCAGGTTGTGATGGCTCCGGGCATATTACAGGCAACTATGCCTCACACAGGag TCTGTCAGGCTGTCCCAGAGCAAAGAAGAGTGGAATTAAAATCATTCATAACAAGGAGGACAAGGACGACCAGGAACCAATTAA GTGTCCTGTGCCtggttgtgatggtcagggtCATGTGACTGGGAAGTACGCGTCTCATCGCAGTGCATCCGGCTGCCCACTTGCGGCCAAGCGCCAGAAGGATGGCTTTGTGAACGGTGCTCCATTTCCATGGAAGTCTGGAAAAAACGATGGAATGTCATGCCCAACACCTGGGTGTGACGGCTCGGGACATGTCAGCGGCAGCTTTCTCACACACCGGAG TCTTTCTGGCTGTCCACGTGCTACTTCAGCTATGAAGAAAGCACGGATGACTGGAGTCGAAATGCTTACAATCAAGCAGCGTGCAAACAAAG GAATAGAGAACGATGAGGAAATCAAACAGCTGGATGAAGAAATCAAAGATCTTAATGAATCGAACAATCAAGTGGAGTCAGATATGATTAAACTTAGGACACaa ATCACCACTATGGAGACCAACCTGAAGTCCATGGAGGAGGAGAACAAGGCCATTGAACAGCAGAATGACTCACTACTGCATGAGCTGGCTAACCTCAGCCAGTCGCTCATCAACAGTCTGGCCAACATCCAGCTCCCTCATATG AAACCGGTGCCACTGAAAGAGGCCCCTGTTAAAAATTACTGCTGTTTACAGATGCCCCACAGA GAGCCGATGAACGAGCAAAATTTTGACAGTTACGTGAGCACTTTGACAGATATGTATACGCATCAGGACCAGTACCAGAGCCCTGAGAACAAAGCCCTGCTGGAGAACATCAAACAAGCTGTGCAGGGCATCCAAGTGTAG
- the myt1la gene encoding myelin transcription factor 1-like, a isoform X1, whose product MEVDAAEKRHRTRSKGVRVAVETAAQELFSCPTPGCDGSGHVRGKYARHRSVYGCPLAKKRKGQEKPPQEPATKRQPFLSMADGEPVIYDNYEAMEESEEREQEELDEDVEEEEEDGEDGDDEEEECSEDNDEAGEEEDEEDEEEEDEGEVEREEVEQMEEEVEEDEEVVEQDGDDEQEEEGEQEEEDEDEHDEEEEYEEHSHHQENTYSSCGQSKPSQMFEKDNNNNNNTNSEEYENYDELVAKSLLNLGKIAEDAAYQAMTESEMNSSSSNSAGEDEDEDDDDGPERKVELSVDLDSDVVRETVDSLKLLAQGHGAVLPDDGYPETAPGQEHHNGQPEENEEGVCLSSLECLRNQCFDLARKLSETQPPEQTMLHHQAEQQHLQNQMHLHLPRYESCQQAPMEPQRPMERTYSDMVNLMKLEEQLSPASRGYPSSCAHEGDEDTTSVASEHSDEAFDITKGNLSLLEKAIALESERAKVMRDRMASEQAVARRDHHRLHGEHSPRQSSGAEERKARLHHDGARRAYYPKDPSRGEKKESKCPTPGCDGTGHVTGLYPHHRSLSGCPHKDRVPPEILAMHENVLKCPTPGCSGRGHVNSNRNSHRSLSGCPIAAAEKIAKVQEKHQSSDGTKSNQASDRVLRPMCFVKQLEIPQYGYKNNVSTSTPRSNLAKELEKYSKTSFDYGGGYDGQPHAYSKRSLTQKNHGRDTSPRGYEDSFALSIHHGTSDHPISESSKRYCKTSSPASSTTSSYAPSSSGSSLSCGGGRGGRGGGGGGGSSASSTCSKSSFDYTHDMEAAHMAATAILNLSTRCREMPQSLSAKGPELLAQSPVEQEVEESGTLDLSVGRAGGMGEGTVLTPLQPMSPQRQALLNSRCYQMSPDCWDLPVDYNKIKSLDEDHKEDELDPFQDLLENQQYPGEVSLPSPKHKYAPCKESKKELLTLSSCQLADKGMRSMMTANSQDLKCPTPGCDGSGHITGNYASHRSLSGCPRAKKSGIKIIHNKEDKDDQEPIKCPVPGCDGQGHVTGKYASHRSASGCPLAAKRQKDGFVNGAPFPWKSGKNDGMSCPTPGCDGSGHVSGSFLTHRSLSGCPRATSAMKKARMTGVEMLTIKQRANKGIENDEEIKQLDEEIKDLNESNNQVESDMIKLRTQITTMETNLKSMEEENKAIEQQNDSLLHELANLSQSLINSLANIQLPHMKPVPLKEAPVKNYCCLQMPHREPMNEQNFDSYVSTLTDMYTHQDQYQSPENKALLENIKQAVQGIQV is encoded by the exons ATGGAGGTGGATGCAGCCGAGAAGCGCCATCGAACACGTTCCAAAGGTGTGAGAG tTGCCGTGGAGACTGCAGCACAGGAGCTGTTCAG CTGTCCCACACCAGGGTGCGACGGGAGTGGACACGTGAGGGGCAAATACGCCAGGCACAGGAG TGTTTATGGATGCCCTTTGGCTAAGAAGAGGAAAGGCCAAGAGAAACCGCCACAGGAGCCGGCTACCAAACGGCAACCGTTTCTAAGCATGGCAGATGGAGAACCGGTGATATACGACAACTACGAAGCTATGGAAGAGAGTGAGGAGCGAgaacaggaagagttagatgaagatgtggaggaagaggaggaggatggagaAGACGGAGACGACGAAGAAGAGGAGTGCTCCGAGGACAATGATGAGGCTGGcgaggaggaagatgaggaagacgaggaagaggaagatgaaggagaGGTCGAAAGGGAGGAGGTAGAGCAGATggaggaagaggtggaggaagatgaggaggtgGTGGAACAGGACGGAGATGATGAacaagaggaggagggagaacaggaagaggaagatgaagatgagcatgatgaagaggaggaataTGAAGAGCATTCTCATCATCAAG AGAACACTTACTCCAGTTGTGGACAATCAAAGCCCAGCCAGATGTTTgaaaaagacaacaacaacaataacaacacaaacagtgaAGAATATGAGAACTACGATGAGCTTGTAGCTAAGTCCCTGCTCAACCTGGGCAAAATAGCAGAGGACGCCGCATACCAGGCCATGACAGAGTCTGAGATGAACAGCAGCTCGTCCAACAGTGCCGGGGAGGAcgaagatgaggatgatgacgaTGGTCCTGAGCGGAAGGTTGAGTTAAGTGTGGACCTGGACAGTGACGTGGTGCGGGAGACGGTGGACTCACTGAAGCTGCTGGCACAGGGTCACGGAGCTGTGCTGCCCGACGATGGCTACCCGGAGACTGCTCCTGGCCAGGAACACCACAACGGCCAGCCTGAAGAGAACGAGGAGGGTGTGTGCCTTAGTAGTCTGGAATGTCTGAGGAACCAGTGCTTCGATCTGGCACGCAAGTTAAGTGAAACACAGCCACCCGAGCAGACAATGCTGCACCACCAGGCTGAGCAGCAGCACCTACAGAACCAGATGCACCTCCACCTGCCTCGCTACGAGAGTTGCCAGCAGGCACCGATGGAGCCTCAGAGACCAATGGAGAGGACCTACTCAGACATGGTGAACCTGATGAAGCTTGAAGAGCAGCTCAGCCCAGCATCCAGGGGTTACCCCTCCAGCTGTGCCCATGAAGGGGATGAAGACACAACGTCTGTGGCATCAGAGCATTCAGACGAGGCCTTCGACATCACCAAGGGCAACCTGTCACTGCTGGAGAAGGCCATCGCTTTGGAGTCAGAGCGTGCCAAGGTTATGCGTGATAGGATGGCGTCAGAGCAGGCAGTGGCTCGGAGGGACCATCACCGGCTCCATGGGGAGCACAGCCCCAGGCAGAGTAGTGGAGCTGAGGAGCGTAAAGCCCGACTACATCATGATGGGGCAAGAAGAGCCTATTACCCtaaag ATCCTTCAAGAGgtgagaaaaaagagagcaagTGCCCCACCCCAGGGTGTGACGGCACGGGCCACGTCACGGGCCTGTACCCGCACCACAGAAGCCTGTCTGGCTGCCCTCACAAAGACCGCGTCCCACCAGAAA TTCTTGCAATGCATGAGAATGTTCTAAAGTGCCCGACGCCTGGCTGCTCGGGACGCGGCCACGTTAATAGCAACAGGAACTCGCACCGCAG TCTCTCAGGATGTCCTATAGCAGCTGCTGAAAAGATTGCTAAGGTTCAGGAGAAGCACCAATCCAGTGACGGAACCAAATCCAATCAGGCATCCGACCGCGTGCTGAG GCCTATGTGCTTTGTGAAACAGTTGGAGATCCCACAGTACGGTTACAAAAATAACGTCTCCACCAGCACGCCCCGCTCCAATCTAGCCAAGGAGCTGGAGAAGTACTCCAAGACCAGCTTTGACTACGGAGGCGGCTACGACGGCCAGCCTCACGCCTACAGCAAGCGCTCGCTCACACAGAAGAACCACGGACGAGACACTTCACCAAGAGGATACGAGG aCTCATTTGCTCTCAGCATTCATCATGGAACATCAGACCATCCAATAAGCGAGTCTT ccAAGCGGTACTGTAAGACCTCGAGTCCTGCCAGCAGTACAACGAGCAGCTACGCTCCCAGCAGCAGCGGCAGTAGCCTGAGTTGtgggggaggaagaggagggagaggaggaggaggaggaggaggaagcagcGCCAGCAGCACCTGCAGCAAGAGCAGCTTTGACTATACGCACGACATGGAGGCCGCTCACATGGCCGCAACCGCCATCCTCAACCTGTCCACGCGCTGCCGAGAGATGCCCCAGAGCCTGAGCGCCAAAGGCCCTGAGCTCCTCGCACAG AGTCCAGTGGAGCAGGAGGTGGAGGAGAGTGGGACTCTGGACCTCAGTGTGGGTCGTGCAGGTGGCATGGGTGAGGGCACAGTGCTCACGCCGCTGCAGCCCATGTCTCCTCAGCGGCAAGCACTGCTCAACAGCCGCTGCTACCAGATGAGCCCAGACTGCTGGGACTTGCCAGTGGACTACAACAAGATTAAGAGCTTGGACGAGGACCATAAAGAG GATGAGCTGGACCCTTTCCAGGACTTGCTGGAGAATCAGCAGTACCCGGGTGAGGTGTCCCTACCCAGCCCCAAACATAAGTATGCCCCCTgcaaagaaagcaagaaagaactCCTCAC ACTCTCTAGTTGCCAGTTAGCTGATAAAGGCATGCGTAGTATGATGACAGCAAACTCACAGGATTTAAA GTGTCCTACTCCAGGTTGTGATGGCTCCGGGCATATTACAGGCAACTATGCCTCACACAGGag TCTGTCAGGCTGTCCCAGAGCAAAGAAGAGTGGAATTAAAATCATTCATAACAAGGAGGACAAGGACGACCAGGAACCAATTAA GTGTCCTGTGCCtggttgtgatggtcagggtCATGTGACTGGGAAGTACGCGTCTCATCGCAGTGCATCCGGCTGCCCACTTGCGGCCAAGCGCCAGAAGGATGGCTTTGTGAACGGTGCTCCATTTCCATGGAAGTCTGGAAAAAACGATGGAATGTCATGCCCAACACCTGGGTGTGACGGCTCGGGACATGTCAGCGGCAGCTTTCTCACACACCGGAG TCTTTCTGGCTGTCCACGTGCTACTTCAGCTATGAAGAAAGCACGGATGACTGGAGTCGAAATGCTTACAATCAAGCAGCGTGCAAACAAAG GAATAGAGAACGATGAGGAAATCAAACAGCTGGATGAAGAAATCAAAGATCTTAATGAATCGAACAATCAAGTGGAGTCAGATATGATTAAACTTAGGACACaa ATCACCACTATGGAGACCAACCTGAAGTCCATGGAGGAGGAGAACAAGGCCATTGAACAGCAGAATGACTCACTACTGCATGAGCTGGCTAACCTCAGCCAGTCGCTCATCAACAGTCTGGCCAACATCCAGCTCCCTCATATG AAACCGGTGCCACTGAAAGAGGCCCCTGTTAAAAATTACTGCTGTTTACAGATGCCCCACAGA GAGCCGATGAACGAGCAAAATTTTGACAGTTACGTGAGCACTTTGACAGATATGTATACGCATCAGGACCAGTACCAGAGCCCTGAGAACAAAGCCCTGCTGGAGAACATCAAACAAGCTGTGCAGGGCATCCAAGTGTAG